In Planifilum fimeticola, one genomic interval encodes:
- a CDS encoding AzlD domain-containing protein, whose product MDWIWIILGMALVTYLPRMLPAFLIGQRNVSPWMERWLASIPYAALGALIFPGILSVERGEPLVGLAGGAVAALLAYFRLNMLVVIAGAIGAVAAIKAIVS is encoded by the coding sequence ATGGATTGGATTTGGATCATACTCGGAATGGCGCTGGTTACCTATCTCCCCCGCATGCTTCCGGCTTTTCTGATCGGACAGCGGAACGTCTCCCCCTGGATGGAACGGTGGCTGGCAAGCATCCCCTATGCCGCGCTGGGAGCGCTGATTTTTCCGGGCATCCTCTCGGTGGAAAGAGGGGAGCCGCTGGTCGGGCTGGCAGGGGGAGCCGTCGCCGCACTGCTCGCCTATTTCCGATTGAACATGCTGGTCGTCATTGCGGGGGCGATCGGAGCCGTGGCGGCGATCAAGGCGATCGTAAGTTGA
- a CDS encoding biotin transporter BioY, whose product MSGRVLVLRNMILAAMFAAIVAVAGQIQIPLPIPITLQTMVVMMAGSVLGSRWGAASMAVFILLVAFGAPLLAGGKGGLAVLAGPTAGYIWSWILAAWLIGFLSERSTRLSVWKLTVYHVLGGMLLIYAGGVLWLVTGVGLGWKEALLTGVLPFIVGDLIKAVIAAFVAFGVYRAYPILPSRAKRSFDSGKGPNA is encoded by the coding sequence TTGTCCGGAAGGGTTTTGGTGTTGCGCAATATGATTCTGGCGGCGATGTTCGCCGCGATCGTGGCGGTGGCGGGGCAAATTCAGATTCCCCTGCCGATTCCGATCACATTGCAGACGATGGTCGTGATGATGGCGGGATCGGTGCTGGGATCCCGCTGGGGAGCGGCCAGCATGGCGGTTTTCATCTTGCTGGTGGCTTTCGGCGCCCCTCTGCTGGCCGGGGGGAAAGGGGGGCTGGCCGTTTTGGCGGGGCCGACGGCCGGGTACATTTGGAGTTGGATTTTGGCAGCCTGGTTGATCGGGTTTCTTTCCGAGCGCAGCACCCGCCTCTCGGTCTGGAAACTGACGGTGTACCATGTGCTGGGCGGGATGCTTTTGATCTATGCCGGAGGCGTGCTCTGGCTGGTGACGGGGGTGGGGCTGGGCTGGAAGGAGGCCCTGCTGACGGGAGTTTTGCCCTTCATCGTCGGAGACCTGATCAAGGCGGTTATCGCCGCTTTTGTCGCCTTTGGCGTCTACCGGGCGTATCCGATTCTTCCGTCCCGGGCGAAGCGCTCCTTCGATTCCGGGAAGGGACCGAATGCATGA
- the leuD gene encoding 3-isopropylmalate dehydratase small subunit yields the protein MEPLKTHTGKVAPLDRVNVDTDQIIPKQFLKRIERTGFGQFLFYDWCYDEKGNPNPDFVLNQERYRGASILLTRNNFGCGSSREHAPWALMDYGFRVIIAPSFADIFYNNCFKNGILPLTLPEEDVEELFRRTEEHEGYELAVDLENCRLSDNHGLQLSFEVDEYRRQCLLQGLDDIAITLQLEDKIAAYEARYPEYYLPDPAGAAVRGGAN from the coding sequence ATGGAACCGCTCAAAACCCATACCGGCAAGGTGGCTCCCCTTGACCGGGTGAACGTGGACACCGATCAGATCATCCCCAAGCAATTTCTGAAACGGATTGAACGGACCGGTTTCGGCCAGTTTCTGTTCTACGATTGGTGCTACGACGAAAAGGGAAACCCCAATCCCGATTTCGTCCTCAACCAGGAGCGCTATCGGGGAGCGAGCATCCTGCTGACCCGGAACAATTTCGGGTGCGGCTCCTCCAGGGAACACGCCCCCTGGGCATTGATGGACTACGGCTTTCGGGTGATCATCGCCCCTTCCTTCGCCGACATTTTTTACAACAACTGCTTCAAAAACGGCATCCTTCCCCTCACGCTCCCGGAAGAAGACGTGGAGGAGCTGTTTCGGCGAACGGAAGAACACGAAGGATACGAACTGGCCGTCGACCTGGAGAACTGCCGCCTGTCCGACAACCACGGACTTCAACTCTCCTTTGAAGTGGATGAATACCGGCGTCAATGCCTCCTCCAGGGGCTGGACGACATCGCCATCACCCTGCAACTGGAGGACAAAATCGCCGCCTACGAAGCCCGGTACCCCGAATACTACCTCCCGGATCCGGCCGGAGCGGCGGTTCGGGGCGGCGCAAACTGA
- a CDS encoding AzlC family ABC transporter permease: protein MRNGRELVKGMSAAVPIAIGYVPIAVAFGVIARQSGLPFAETVLMSMMVFAGASQFMAVQMATAGALGMEIIFATLVLNFRHFIMSLSLMDRLKDVPLLAKGALAFGVTDETFAVAAMDEKGGNGRIHPLYMAGLIAVAYGSWVFGTVVGGLFAGVIPRSISDSMNIALYAMFIALLVPAVRKRWRVGAIALIGMALNALFGLFLSGGWATVLATVAAAGCGTMLMPREEPPAAEKTAG, encoded by the coding sequence GTGAGAAACGGACGGGAATTGGTGAAGGGAATGTCTGCGGCCGTTCCCATCGCGATCGGTTACGTCCCGATCGCCGTCGCCTTCGGGGTGATCGCCCGGCAGTCGGGTCTTCCTTTTGCGGAGACGGTATTGATGTCGATGATGGTTTTCGCCGGCGCCAGTCAGTTCATGGCGGTCCAGATGGCAACCGCCGGCGCGTTGGGGATGGAAATCATCTTCGCCACGCTGGTGCTCAACTTCCGCCATTTTATCATGAGCCTTTCCCTGATGGACCGGTTGAAGGATGTGCCGCTCTTGGCGAAGGGAGCCCTCGCCTTCGGCGTCACCGATGAAACCTTCGCCGTCGCCGCCATGGACGAGAAGGGCGGGAACGGACGGATTCATCCCCTATACATGGCCGGATTGATCGCGGTTGCCTATGGTTCGTGGGTGTTTGGAACCGTTGTCGGGGGATTGTTCGCCGGGGTGATTCCCCGGTCGATCAGCGACAGCATGAACATCGCCCTGTATGCCATGTTTATCGCCTTGCTGGTGCCGGCAGTCCGCAAAAGGTGGAGGGTGGGTGCGATCGCCTTGATCGGAATGGCCCTGAACGCCTTGTTCGGCTTGTTTTTGAGCGGAGGCTGGGCCACGGTTTTGGCCACCGTCGCGGCGGCCGGATGCGGGACGATGCTGATGCCGAGGGAGGAACCCCCCGCCGCGGAGAAGACGGCGGGCTGA
- the putP gene encoding sodium/proline symporter PutP: MALNGSIITFSLYLVAMLVIGVITYRMTQTFSDYVLGGRRLGSWVTAMSAQASDMSGWLLLGLPGFAFGVGMGSLWIAIGLATGTLLNWIYTSKRLRRYTQVLDALTLPDYFEFRFRDKTRFLRVLSALMIFLFFLFYTASGLVGAGKLFEAAYGADFAVAVFIGAVVIVGYTFLGGFLAVSWTDLFQGLLMFFALLIMPVAVIVYMGGFGETVDTIAASSPMHLGLVGENVGALAIFSFIAGNLAWGLGYFGQPHILVRFMAIKSPQMLAKSTMLAMIWVVLTLYGAILTGFVGFAAADKGLVSVADPEHIFIALSNLLFNPWVAGFMLAAIMAAIMSTVDSFLLVTSTALAEDFYKRLFRKNASEKELIWVGRIGVLLVAVIAIYLSFAQEQNVLELVSYAWAGLGATFGPLVLLSLYWKRMNVYGAYAGIITGAATVILWKNVLGLSDFLYELLPAFVLGVIAIVVVSLLTPPPPKEVLEEFDRSTRPLEGE, encoded by the coding sequence ATGGCTCTTAACGGTTCCATCATCACCTTTTCGCTTTATCTGGTAGCCATGTTGGTCATCGGGGTCATCACGTACCGGATGACCCAAACCTTCTCCGACTACGTGCTGGGCGGCAGGAGGTTGGGCAGTTGGGTCACGGCCATGAGCGCCCAGGCGAGCGACATGAGCGGCTGGCTCTTGCTGGGGCTGCCCGGCTTCGCCTTCGGAGTGGGGATGGGATCCCTCTGGATCGCCATCGGGTTGGCGACAGGGACCTTGTTGAACTGGATCTATACTTCCAAACGGCTCCGCCGGTACACCCAGGTGCTGGATGCCCTGACCCTTCCCGATTATTTCGAGTTTCGGTTTCGGGACAAGACGCGTTTCCTGCGGGTATTGTCCGCCCTGATGATCTTTCTCTTCTTCCTCTTCTACACGGCATCCGGGCTGGTCGGGGCCGGCAAGCTGTTTGAGGCGGCCTACGGCGCGGACTTCGCCGTAGCGGTGTTTATCGGCGCCGTCGTCATCGTCGGATACACCTTTTTGGGCGGGTTTTTGGCGGTCAGCTGGACCGACCTGTTTCAGGGGCTTCTGATGTTTTTCGCCCTGCTGATCATGCCCGTGGCCGTGATCGTCTACATGGGAGGATTCGGCGAAACGGTGGACACCATCGCCGCTTCCAGCCCGATGCATCTGGGACTGGTCGGCGAAAATGTCGGCGCCCTTGCCATCTTTTCCTTCATCGCCGGCAATCTGGCCTGGGGGCTGGGCTATTTCGGTCAACCCCACATTCTGGTCCGGTTCATGGCCATCAAGAGCCCCCAAATGCTGGCCAAATCGACGATGCTGGCCATGATCTGGGTGGTGCTCACCCTGTACGGCGCCATTCTCACGGGATTTGTCGGATTTGCCGCGGCGGATAAAGGGTTGGTTTCCGTGGCGGATCCGGAGCATATCTTCATCGCTTTGTCCAACCTGCTCTTCAATCCCTGGGTCGCCGGATTCATGCTGGCGGCGATCATGGCGGCCATCATGAGCACGGTGGACTCCTTCCTGCTGGTCACGTCCACCGCCCTGGCGGAGGACTTCTACAAACGCCTGTTCCGCAAAAACGCTTCGGAGAAGGAATTGATCTGGGTGGGGCGCATCGGCGTGCTGCTCGTCGCGGTGATTGCCATCTACCTCTCCTTCGCCCAGGAGCAGAACGTCCTGGAGCTGGTCTCCTACGCTTGGGCGGGACTGGGTGCCACCTTCGGTCCGCTGGTCCTCCTCTCCCTTTACTGGAAGCGGATGAATGTGTACGGGGCCTACGCCGGGATCATCACCGGCGCCGCCACGGTGATCCTGTGGAAAAACGTTCTGGGTCTGTCGGATTTCCTCTACGAATTGCTGCCCGCCTTTGTGCTCGGGGTGATCGCGATCGTGGTGGTGAGCCTGCTCACCCCGCCGCCTCCCAAGGAGGTCCTGGAGGAATTCGATCGGTCCACCCGTCCCTTGGAAGGGGAGTGA
- the speE gene encoding polyamine aminopropyltransferase — protein MEKEQYGKGYVRREDGWWLSDSEEEYGFRVNWKVKSLLHQERSAFQEISIIETEGFGRALVLDGIVQTTERDGWIYNEMITHIPLAAHPDPSTVCIIGGGDCGAVREAVKYPSVKRVDMVEIDPGVVNVSRKYLPSIAGEGEPDPRIRFVFEDGAAFVKEKKGEYDVFIVDSSDPVGPAKVLFEEPFYRDVHRALKDDGIMVCQSESPVFHPQVLTKVRRTLMTLFPYVRTYLATIPTYPGGIWSFTLASKRPDPLDGIEERLRDEDTRYVNPEIVRSCFRLPNYVRELLGEK, from the coding sequence ATGGAGAAGGAGCAGTACGGCAAAGGGTATGTCCGCCGGGAAGACGGTTGGTGGTTGTCCGATTCCGAGGAAGAATACGGCTTTCGGGTCAATTGGAAGGTAAAATCGTTGCTGCATCAGGAGAGGTCTGCCTTTCAGGAGATTTCGATCATCGAGACGGAGGGATTTGGCCGGGCTCTGGTGTTGGATGGGATTGTGCAGACGACGGAGCGGGATGGCTGGATCTACAACGAAATGATCACCCACATTCCCCTCGCGGCCCATCCGGATCCGTCCACCGTGTGCATCATCGGAGGCGGGGACTGCGGGGCGGTCCGGGAAGCGGTCAAATACCCGTCTGTGAAGCGGGTGGACATGGTGGAGATTGATCCCGGGGTGGTGAACGTCTCCCGGAAGTATCTTCCGTCGATCGCCGGAGAAGGGGAGCCCGATCCGCGCATCCGGTTCGTGTTTGAGGACGGGGCGGCCTTTGTGAAAGAGAAAAAAGGGGAATACGACGTGTTTATCGTCGATTCGTCGGACCCCGTGGGCCCGGCGAAAGTTCTGTTTGAAGAGCCTTTTTATCGCGACGTCCACCGGGCGCTCAAGGACGACGGGATCATGGTCTGCCAGAGCGAGTCGCCCGTTTTTCATCCTCAGGTGCTGACCAAAGTCCGCCGAACCCTGATGACACTGTTCCCTTATGTTCGCACCTATTTGGCCACCATCCCCACGTATCCCGGAGGGATTTGGAGTTTCACCCTGGCTTCCAAGCGGCCGGATCCCCTGGATGGGATCGAAGAGCGGTTGCGTGACGAAGACACCCGGTATGTCAACCCGGAGATCGTCCGCAGTTGCTTCCGGCTGCCCAATTATGTGCGGGAGCTGTTGGGCGAGAAATAA
- a CDS encoding YqgQ family protein has protein sequence MFSVRTMEDVRLLLKRFGIWIYTGDRLGDLEMMEEELEEMHRLGLIDKDTYLSARRVIVQQKQMFRG, from the coding sequence GTGTTTTCGGTTCGTACGATGGAAGACGTCCGCCTGCTTCTGAAACGGTTTGGCATATGGATTTACACGGGGGATCGGTTGGGGGACTTGGAAATGATGGAAGAGGAATTGGAGGAGATGCACCGGTTGGGCTTGATCGACAAGGACACATATCTTTCGGCGAGACGCGTGATCGTGCAGCAGAAACAGATGTTTCGGGGATGA
- a CDS encoding hemolysin family protein produces MEGVIGITTYLFMVIFLVLLNGFFVAAEFAIVKVRSTRIAQLEHRRGKIAQKVLANLDAYLSATQLGITLASLGLGWIGEPAIARMLEPALSYFGLPDWLIHTTAFAVAFSIITFLHIVLGEMAPKSLAIRKAEAITLWTSAPLDWFYRLFKPFIFILNGSANLVLKLLGIEMNETQQAHTEEEIRMLIAQSHKSGVIDQTELALFDNIFDFTERVAREVMVPRVNMKCVYRDKPFEENLRVMKETHHTRFPLCGDDKDDILGIIHIRDVYEQLSDGKTPSLTDLARPAVLVPETMELKDILRNLQRNRVGMAIVVDEFGGTSGLVTTEDIIEEIVGEIQDEFDNEKPFFLQKGHETSIDPHLLIEEVNEYFQINIDDPDNDTIGGWLFSRLKKVPEVGDEVVFDGLIFCVQEAENRRVTRILVKPGGDREENQTAGASSG; encoded by the coding sequence TTGGAAGGAGTCATAGGAATCACCACGTATTTATTCATGGTGATTTTTCTTGTCTTGCTAAACGGCTTTTTTGTTGCCGCGGAATTCGCCATCGTGAAAGTGCGCTCCACCCGAATCGCGCAGCTGGAACACCGCCGCGGGAAAATCGCTCAAAAGGTCTTGGCAAATTTGGACGCCTATCTGTCCGCCACCCAGTTGGGAATCACCCTGGCCTCCTTGGGACTGGGATGGATCGGCGAACCGGCCATCGCCCGCATGCTGGAACCGGCGCTTTCCTACTTCGGACTTCCGGATTGGCTCATTCACACCACAGCCTTTGCCGTCGCCTTCTCCATCATCACCTTTCTCCACATCGTGCTCGGTGAGATGGCTCCCAAGTCCCTGGCGATTCGCAAAGCCGAAGCCATCACCCTGTGGACCTCGGCGCCGTTGGATTGGTTTTACCGACTCTTTAAACCCTTTATCTTCATCCTCAACGGGTCGGCCAACCTGGTCCTCAAACTGCTGGGGATCGAGATGAACGAAACCCAGCAGGCGCACACGGAAGAAGAGATCCGCATGCTGATCGCCCAGAGCCATAAGAGCGGCGTGATCGATCAGACGGAGCTCGCCCTGTTTGACAACATTTTCGATTTCACGGAGCGGGTTGCGCGGGAAGTGATGGTTCCCCGGGTAAACATGAAATGCGTCTACCGCGACAAACCCTTCGAAGAAAACCTGAGGGTGATGAAAGAAACCCATCATACCCGCTTTCCCCTGTGCGGCGATGACAAGGACGACATCCTGGGGATCATACATATCCGGGATGTTTACGAACAACTGTCCGATGGGAAAACCCCTTCCTTGACCGACTTGGCCCGCCCCGCCGTTCTGGTTCCGGAAACTATGGAGCTGAAGGACATTTTGCGCAATCTCCAGCGAAACCGGGTAGGGATGGCCATCGTCGTCGACGAATTCGGCGGGACTTCCGGACTGGTGACCACGGAAGACATCATCGAGGAGATCGTGGGCGAAATCCAGGATGAATTTGACAATGAAAAGCCCTTTTTCCTCCAGAAAGGACACGAAACGTCGATCGACCCCCATCTGCTTATCGAAGAAGTGAATGAATATTTCCAAATCAACATCGACGATCCGGACAACGACACCATCGGCGGATGGCTTTTTTCCCGCCTCAAGAAGGTGCCGGAAGTGGGTGACGAAGTCGTGTTTGACGGCCTGATCTTCTGCGTGCAGGAAGCGGAGAACCGAAGGGTCACCCGCATTTTGGTCAAACCCGGGGGCGATCGCGAAGAAAACCAAACAGCCGGCGCATCCTCCGGCTGA
- a CDS encoding sigma-54-dependent Fis family transcriptional regulator, which translates to MDPLTHLPTSLAPSWKRSRQYGVDPRKVHNDLLPKGELKDRKEQMKEWLNASSDILNQVYGMLRKSPYMVIVSDRDGYVIATWGDPPFTDRAKRVWLDEGANWHERIKGTNAIGTALVEQQPISVIGEQHYCEENRFLTCYATPLYTPTGELLGVLDISGDARMHHPHTMGMVLTAAHACQARMLLQSARRELVLSFREADTLAEGYGRPLIAVDANGLISRINQEGARWLNTPQAECIGQPLTRWFDPQDAQALLSLRDSAELPVKAPSGTSWIARPVLDERKRTHRVLLSPPSASERKNAAPPPVPLEDAVHISLEKGIASCPKFQKALKLAVHVSRTDATILLRGETGTGKDLVAREIHKRSGRTGPLVVVNCGAIPEPLLEAELFGYEKGAFTGARNGGHRGKFEAAHKGTLFLDEIGEMPLASQAVLLRILEEKQVTRIGSNRPIPVDVRIITATNKDLAREVRENRFRADLYYRICEVEIHLPPLRERSDLFLLAEYFLDQVSRELNIAPVLLRGEVREMLSRYHWPGNIRELRQVLRQAVFHAHFVRGSSILSAEDLVFPQAQAGEPDASPRPVSLEEQEAETIAQAIRISEGNLSKAARMLGIGRTTLYRKLNRYPNLKNIRLQHQRHG; encoded by the coding sequence TTGGATCCCCTCACCCATCTGCCGACCTCCCTCGCCCCGTCCTGGAAGCGGAGCAGGCAATACGGGGTGGACCCCCGCAAGGTGCACAATGATCTCCTTCCGAAAGGGGAGCTGAAGGACCGGAAGGAACAGATGAAGGAGTGGCTCAACGCTTCTTCGGACATTCTCAACCAAGTGTACGGCATGCTGCGAAAGTCGCCGTACATGGTCATCGTGTCGGATCGGGACGGATACGTCATCGCCACCTGGGGCGATCCCCCCTTCACCGACCGTGCGAAGAGGGTGTGGCTGGATGAAGGCGCCAACTGGCACGAGCGCATCAAAGGAACCAACGCGATCGGCACCGCCCTTGTGGAACAGCAGCCGATCAGCGTGATCGGGGAACAGCACTACTGTGAGGAAAACCGTTTTCTCACCTGTTACGCCACACCGCTTTACACACCGACAGGGGAACTCTTGGGCGTGTTGGACATCAGCGGCGACGCCCGGATGCACCATCCTCACACGATGGGAATGGTGTTGACCGCCGCCCATGCCTGCCAAGCACGGATGCTGCTGCAAAGCGCCCGGCGGGAACTGGTTCTTTCCTTCCGGGAAGCGGATACGCTCGCGGAAGGCTACGGAAGGCCGTTGATCGCCGTGGACGCCAACGGGCTGATCTCCCGGATCAATCAGGAAGGAGCCCGCTGGCTCAACACGCCTCAGGCGGAGTGCATCGGCCAACCCCTCACCCGCTGGTTCGACCCGCAGGATGCACAGGCGCTTCTCTCCCTCAGGGATTCCGCCGAATTGCCCGTAAAGGCCCCGTCGGGAACGTCCTGGATCGCCCGTCCCGTGCTGGATGAACGGAAACGAACCCACCGCGTGCTGCTGAGTCCCCCTTCAGCGTCCGAACGGAAAAACGCCGCCCCGCCGCCCGTCCCCCTGGAAGATGCGGTTCACATTTCATTGGAAAAGGGAATCGCCTCCTGCCCCAAATTTCAGAAGGCCCTTAAACTGGCCGTCCATGTGTCCCGCACCGATGCCACGATCCTTCTCCGGGGGGAAACCGGAACCGGAAAAGATCTGGTCGCCCGGGAAATCCACAAGCGGAGCGGCCGAACCGGTCCGCTGGTGGTCGTCAACTGCGGGGCCATTCCGGAACCGCTTCTGGAGGCGGAGCTGTTCGGCTACGAAAAAGGCGCCTTCACCGGAGCCCGGAACGGCGGACACCGGGGAAAATTCGAAGCGGCCCACAAGGGGACGCTCTTCCTGGACGAAATCGGTGAAATGCCCCTGGCTTCCCAGGCGGTCCTCCTCCGGATTCTGGAGGAAAAACAGGTCACCCGGATCGGCTCCAACCGCCCCATCCCCGTCGACGTCCGCATCATCACCGCCACCAACAAGGATCTGGCCCGGGAGGTGCGGGAAAACCGTTTCCGCGCAGACCTCTATTACCGGATCTGCGAAGTGGAGATTCATCTCCCCCCCCTTCGGGAGCGGTCCGATCTCTTTCTGCTCGCCGAATACTTCCTGGATCAAGTGTCCCGCGAGTTGAACATCGCCCCGGTCCTTCTCCGCGGCGAAGTCCGCGAAATGCTTTCGCGATACCACTGGCCCGGCAACATTCGGGAACTGAGGCAAGTGCTGCGCCAAGCCGTCTTCCACGCCCATTTCGTACGGGGCTCCTCCATCCTTTCCGCCGAAGATCTGGTCTTCCCCCAAGCTCAAGCCGGCGAGCCGGATGCATCCCCCCGACCCGTTTCCCTGGAAGAACAGGAGGCGGAAACCATCGCCCAGGCCATCCGGATTTCCGAGGGCAATCTTTCAAAGGCTGCCCGGATGCTGGGAATCGGACGGACCACCCTGTACCGGAAACTGAATCGCTATCCCAACCTGAAAAACATCCGTCTCCAACATCAGAGGCACGGCTGA
- a CDS encoding SPL family radical SAM protein, with protein MAGRTPRRLFPKRSKSVLNRVEGMPFNWSINPYRGCSHGCHFCYARPTHSYLGFHADDSFQHNVIVKRDAAEVLYRELKRGKWKGGVVAVGTATDPYQPVEGKWKLTRSILKVLRDFRIPTSITTRSPLILRDRDILREMVLTSVNISLSTLDEGVWRLTEPASPHPKQRLEAVRKLNGEGIPAGLFLAPILPYLSDTDEQLRSYMIAARECGARFVVPSVLRLQPAVKSWFFRRIQAAFPREYPHLVRLYEGSLPPDEYRTELYSRVRRHMREVGFINEPSRGEGTALTQEVGREEMLREEPVQLSLF; from the coding sequence ATGGCCGGGCGGACGCCGCGGAGGCTCTTTCCCAAACGCTCCAAATCGGTGCTCAACCGGGTGGAGGGCATGCCCTTCAACTGGTCGATTAATCCGTACCGCGGTTGCAGTCACGGATGCCACTTCTGTTATGCCCGGCCCACCCACAGCTATCTGGGATTTCACGCCGATGACAGCTTTCAGCACAATGTCATCGTCAAGCGGGATGCGGCGGAGGTGCTTTATCGGGAGCTGAAACGAGGAAAGTGGAAAGGCGGGGTAGTGGCCGTCGGGACGGCCACCGATCCGTACCAGCCGGTGGAAGGGAAATGGAAGCTGACCCGATCCATTTTGAAGGTGTTGAGGGATTTTCGGATTCCGACCAGCATCACCACGCGATCTCCCTTGATCCTGCGGGACAGGGACATCCTCCGGGAGATGGTACTCACATCGGTCAACATCAGTTTGAGCACGCTGGATGAGGGGGTGTGGCGGTTGACGGAGCCCGCCTCTCCACATCCGAAACAACGCCTGGAAGCGGTTCGGAAACTGAATGGGGAGGGGATTCCGGCGGGCCTGTTTCTGGCGCCGATCCTGCCGTATCTCTCGGATACCGATGAACAGCTTCGGTCTTATATGATCGCGGCAAGGGAATGCGGCGCCCGCTTCGTGGTGCCGTCCGTGCTCCGGCTGCAACCGGCAGTGAAAAGCTGGTTCTTCCGCCGCATCCAGGCCGCCTTCCCCCGGGAGTACCCCCACCTGGTCCGGCTGTACGAGGGTTCTCTTCCGCCCGACGAATACCGGACGGAGCTGTATTCGCGGGTGAGGCGGCACATGAGGGAAGTCGGTTTCATAAATGAACCGAGCCGGGGGGAGGGGACCGCGTTGACGCAGGAGGTCGGAAGAGAGGAGATGCTTCGGGAGGAGCCGGTACAGCTCAGTCTGTTTTAG
- the leuC gene encoding 3-isopropylmalate dehydratase large subunit, whose protein sequence is MKPRTLFEKIWDRHVIHQEEGKPAILYIDLHLIHEVTSPQAFDGLRMAGRKVRRPDLTVATMDHNVPTTDRSLPITDPISAKQMETLARNCREFGIRLYDLNSPQQGIVHVIGPELGLTLPGKTIVCGDSHTSTHGAFGALAFGIGTSEVEHVLATQCLHQAKPRTMEIHVKGSLPPGVSAKDVILAIISRIGTDGATGTVVEYTGEVIRNMSMEERMTVCNMSIEAGARAGMVSPDATTFAYLENRPFAPKGKRFEKAVADWEQLATDEGATYDRRFELDASTLSPQVTWGTSPGMGTDVTGTVPDPDSFPTENERKAARKALEYMGLKPGTPIVDIPVDRVFIGSCTNSRIQDLREAAKVVRGRKVSPRVRAMVVPGSQQVKLQAEREGLDRIFKEAGFEWRDSGCSMCLGMNPDILRPGERCASTSNRNFEGRQGRGGRTHLVSPMMAAAAAIAGHFVDIREWDIEP, encoded by the coding sequence ATGAAACCGCGGACATTGTTCGAAAAAATCTGGGATCGCCACGTCATCCATCAGGAAGAGGGAAAACCGGCCATCCTGTACATCGACCTCCACCTCATCCACGAGGTGACTTCCCCCCAAGCCTTCGACGGATTGCGCATGGCCGGCCGCAAAGTGCGCCGACCCGACTTGACCGTAGCGACCATGGACCACAACGTTCCCACGACGGACCGCTCACTGCCGATCACCGATCCGATCTCCGCCAAGCAGATGGAAACCTTGGCCCGGAACTGCCGCGAGTTCGGCATCCGGCTCTACGACCTGAACAGCCCGCAACAGGGCATCGTCCACGTGATCGGCCCTGAACTGGGTCTGACCCTTCCGGGGAAGACGATCGTCTGCGGAGACAGCCACACCTCCACCCACGGGGCCTTCGGCGCCCTCGCCTTCGGAATCGGAACCAGCGAAGTGGAACACGTCCTGGCCACCCAATGCCTGCACCAGGCCAAACCCCGGACAATGGAGATCCATGTCAAGGGAAGCCTGCCCCCGGGCGTTTCGGCCAAAGACGTGATCCTGGCCATCATCTCCCGCATCGGTACGGACGGCGCCACCGGAACCGTCGTCGAATACACCGGGGAGGTTATCCGCAACATGTCCATGGAAGAGCGGATGACCGTCTGCAACATGTCGATCGAAGCCGGTGCCCGGGCCGGCATGGTCTCGCCGGATGCCACCACCTTCGCCTATTTGGAAAACCGTCCCTTCGCGCCCAAGGGAAAACGGTTCGAGAAAGCCGTCGCCGATTGGGAACAGCTGGCGACGGATGAAGGCGCCACCTACGATCGCCGGTTCGAGCTCGACGCCTCCACCCTGTCGCCCCAGGTCACCTGGGGGACCAGTCCCGGAATGGGGACCGATGTGACGGGCACCGTGCCGGATCCCGATTCCTTCCCCACGGAAAACGAGCGAAAAGCGGCCAGAAAAGCCCTCGAATACATGGGCCTCAAACCGGGAACGCCGATCGTCGATATTCCGGTGGACCGCGTCTTCATCGGATCCTGCACCAATTCGCGGATCCAAGACCTGCGCGAGGCCGCCAAGGTCGTCCGGGGACGGAAAGTCTCCCCCCGCGTCCGGGCCATGGTGGTTCCCGGCTCCCAGCAGGTAAAACTGCAGGCGGAACGGGAAGGGTTGGACCGCATCTTCAAAGAAGCCGGGTTTGAATGGCGGGATTCCGGTTGCAGCATGTGCCTGGGTATGAATCCCGATATCCTTCGCCCGGGGGAACGCTGCGCTTCCACCTCCAACCGCAACTTCGAGGGAAGGCAGGGACGCGGCGGGCGCACCCACCTGGTGAGCCCCATGATGGCCGCCGCGGCCGCCATCGCCGGTCACTTCGTGGACATCCGGGAATGGGACATTGAACCGTAA